The Streptomyces luteogriseus genome includes a window with the following:
- the cobM gene encoding precorrin-4 C(11)-methyltransferase — protein MADAPAGKVTFVGAGPGAADLLTFRAARAIAEADVVIWAASLVQEEVLEHAREDAEILDSATMSLEDVVAVYERARAEGLKVARIHSGDPALWGGTQEQVDRCAEIGIATEIVPGVSSFSAVAALAQRELTIPEVAQSVVLTRLGGGKTPMPPGEEVREFAKHGTTMAVFLSAARSGQLVRELLEGGYPTTTPVVVAYQATWPEELIVKCTIGTLEETVKEHKLWKHTLFLVGPALDAQGTRSHLYHPGHFHGYRKADPEARRALRERGAST, from the coding sequence ATGGCCGACGCCCCCGCCGGCAAAGTGACCTTCGTCGGCGCCGGCCCCGGCGCCGCGGACCTGCTGACGTTCCGCGCCGCGCGCGCCATCGCCGAGGCCGACGTCGTGATCTGGGCGGCCAGCCTGGTCCAGGAGGAGGTCCTCGAGCACGCCCGCGAGGACGCGGAGATCCTCGACTCGGCGACCATGTCCCTGGAGGACGTCGTCGCCGTGTACGAGCGGGCCCGCGCCGAGGGGTTGAAGGTCGCCCGGATCCACTCCGGCGACCCGGCCCTGTGGGGCGGCACTCAGGAGCAGGTCGACCGCTGTGCCGAGATCGGCATCGCGACCGAGATCGTGCCCGGCGTGTCCTCCTTCTCGGCCGTCGCGGCGCTCGCGCAGCGCGAGCTGACCATCCCGGAGGTCGCGCAGTCGGTCGTGCTGACCCGTCTCGGCGGCGGCAAGACGCCCATGCCGCCCGGGGAGGAGGTCCGGGAGTTCGCCAAGCACGGCACGACCATGGCGGTGTTCCTCTCCGCCGCCCGCAGCGGGCAGCTGGTGCGGGAGCTGCTGGAGGGCGGCTACCCGACGACGACCCCGGTCGTGGTGGCGTACCAGGCGACCTGGCCGGAGGAGCTGATCGTGAAGTGCACGATCGGCACGCTGGAGGAGACGGTCAAGGAGCACAAGCTCTGGAAGCACACCCTGTTCCTGGTCGGCCCGGCGCTCGACGCCCAGGGCACGCGCTCGCACCTGTACCACCCGGGCCACTTCCACGGGTACCGCAAGGCCGACCCGGAGGCCCGCCGGGCGCTGCGCGAGCGGGGGGCGAGTACGTGA
- a CDS encoding SCO1860 family LAETG-anchored protein, whose amino-acid sequence MNSPSFRMPARRLATVATVTALAAGPLALTGVSSAHATGDHGRASAVVLRTGLDVSLLNKSVNVPLTVSLNDVRAPRSAEKTTLTATLDAVDGGRPFSVLGAEVAEARATATATKAEGSATLAHARLHVPGLPLLSLIEVEQVTARATCEVGKKTFATTGVPGSVTVLGKRVALSADGPTDVEVPGVGEVRLDLSSTRTTARTAAATALELKVSVNPLKLNVAEVDGTVTLAEATCKTPQPESAAQPPAEQATPPADVKPQGEPAEADLAETGGSSTTPYLMGAALALLAAGGGAVALARRRG is encoded by the coding sequence GTGAACAGCCCTTCCTTCCGCATGCCCGCACGCCGGCTGGCGACCGTCGCGACCGTCACGGCCCTCGCCGCCGGGCCCCTGGCACTGACCGGCGTGAGCTCGGCGCACGCCACCGGCGACCACGGCCGCGCGAGCGCCGTCGTCCTGCGCACCGGCCTGGACGTCTCCCTGCTGAACAAGTCGGTGAACGTCCCCCTCACCGTCTCCCTCAACGACGTCCGGGCCCCGCGCAGCGCCGAGAAGACCACGCTGACGGCCACCCTCGACGCGGTGGACGGCGGTCGGCCGTTCAGCGTGCTGGGCGCGGAGGTGGCCGAGGCGAGAGCGACGGCGACCGCCACGAAGGCCGAGGGCAGCGCCACCCTGGCCCACGCCCGCCTCCATGTCCCCGGACTGCCGCTGCTGTCGCTGATCGAGGTCGAGCAGGTCACGGCCAGGGCCACCTGCGAGGTGGGGAAGAAGACGTTCGCCACGACCGGCGTGCCCGGCTCGGTGACCGTGCTCGGAAAGCGCGTGGCCCTGTCCGCCGACGGCCCGACGGACGTCGAGGTGCCGGGCGTCGGCGAGGTGCGCCTGGACCTCTCCAGCACCCGGACCACGGCCCGTACGGCCGCCGCCACCGCCCTCGAACTCAAGGTGTCCGTCAACCCGTTGAAGCTGAACGTCGCGGAGGTCGACGGCACGGTCACCCTGGCCGAGGCGACCTGCAAGACCCCGCAGCCCGAGTCCGCCGCACAGCCCCCGGCCGAGCAGGCCACCCCACCCGCCGACGTGAAGCCGCAGGGAGAACCCGCGGAGGCGGACCTGGCCGAGACGGGCGGCAGTTCGACCACGCCGTACCTCATGGGCGCCGCCCTCGCCCTGCTCGCGGCGGGCGGCGGAGCGGTGGCCCTGGCCCGCCGCCGCGGCTGA
- the ectA gene encoding diaminobutyrate acetyltransferase: MTAVQADPQIDRPTVADGAALWRMAKDSKVLDLNSSYSYLLWCRDFAATSAVARDEQGEPMGFITGYVRPDSPRTLLVWQVAVDEAHRGRGLAAALLDGLVARTTAELEVTTVETTITPGNTASERLFTSFAERHGARLEREVLFDTGLFPDGPHDAEVLYRIGPLPH; the protein is encoded by the coding sequence ATGACTGCCGTACAAGCAGATCCGCAAATCGACCGCCCCACGGTGGCTGACGGAGCCGCACTCTGGCGGATGGCGAAGGACTCGAAGGTTCTCGACCTGAACTCGTCCTACAGCTATCTGCTGTGGTGCCGCGACTTCGCCGCCACCTCGGCCGTCGCCCGCGACGAGCAGGGCGAGCCGATGGGTTTCATCACCGGGTACGTGCGGCCGGACAGCCCGCGCACCCTGCTGGTCTGGCAGGTGGCGGTGGACGAGGCCCACCGCGGGCGCGGACTGGCCGCCGCGCTGCTCGACGGTCTGGTCGCACGGACCACTGCCGAGCTGGAGGTGACGACGGTGGAGACCACCATCACTCCGGGCAACACCGCCTCGGAGCGCCTGTTCACGTCGTTCGCCGAGCGTCACGGCGCCCGGCTGGAGCGCGAGGTGCTGTTCGACACGGGCCTGTTCCCCGACGGGCCGCACGACGCAGAGGTGCTGTACCGCATCGGCCCCCTGCCCCACTGA
- the cobJ gene encoding precorrin-3B C(17)-methyltransferase, translating to MIGLISATAAGAAARDRLAAAWPDRTRVYEGPVGDAVRTAFAQCEQLVCFLATGAVVRLVAPLLSGKTEDPGVVCVDEGGRFAVSLLGGHAGGANELAREVGDLLRAEPVVTTATDAVDLAGLDTLGLPVEGDVAGVSRALLDGEAVALRAEAAWPLPPLPVTDEGSYTIRLTDRLVEAAEREAVLRPPTLVVGVGASKGAPVEEVLGLVEDALREAGLSMASVAELATVDAKAEEPGIVEAARRLGVPLVTYSAEELAGVDVPNPSDAPLAAVGTPSVAEAAALVGGGELLVPKRKSAASPAMATCAVVRRPGRGRLAVVGLGPGARDLLTPRGKAELRRASVLVGLDQYVDQIRDLLRPGTRILESGLGAEEERARTAVEEARKGQAVALIGSGDAGVYAMASPALAEASDDIDVVGVPGVTAALAAGAILGAPLGHDHVSISLSDLHTPWEVIERRVRAAAEADIVVTFYNPRSRGRDWQLPKALGILAEHRTPATPVGVVRNASRPDESSRLTTLGALDPATVDMMTVVTVGNTATRDIAGRMVTPRGYRWQSAQEGSE from the coding sequence GTGATCGGCCTCATTTCCGCCACCGCGGCGGGAGCGGCTGCCCGGGACCGGCTGGCCGCCGCGTGGCCGGACCGCACCCGGGTGTACGAGGGTCCCGTCGGGGACGCCGTACGGACCGCGTTCGCGCAGTGCGAGCAGCTCGTGTGCTTCCTGGCGACGGGCGCGGTGGTGCGGCTGGTGGCGCCGCTGCTGTCCGGCAAGACCGAGGACCCGGGCGTGGTGTGCGTCGACGAGGGCGGGCGGTTCGCCGTGTCCCTGCTGGGCGGGCACGCGGGCGGCGCCAACGAACTCGCCCGCGAGGTGGGCGACCTGCTGCGTGCCGAGCCGGTGGTGACGACGGCCACGGACGCCGTGGACCTGGCGGGCCTTGACACCCTCGGCCTGCCCGTGGAGGGCGATGTCGCCGGGGTGTCGCGGGCGCTGCTGGACGGTGAGGCGGTGGCGCTGCGGGCCGAGGCGGCCTGGCCGCTGCCGCCGCTGCCGGTGACGGACGAGGGGTCGTACACGATCCGGCTGACCGACCGGCTCGTGGAGGCGGCCGAGCGCGAGGCCGTGCTGCGTCCGCCGACCCTGGTCGTCGGGGTCGGGGCGTCGAAGGGCGCCCCCGTGGAGGAGGTCCTCGGGCTGGTCGAGGACGCCCTGCGGGAGGCCGGGCTGTCGATGGCGTCCGTCGCCGAACTCGCCACCGTCGACGCCAAGGCGGAGGAGCCCGGCATCGTCGAGGCCGCGCGGCGGCTCGGGGTGCCGCTGGTGACGTACTCCGCGGAGGAGCTGGCCGGGGTCGACGTGCCCAATCCGTCCGACGCGCCGCTCGCGGCCGTCGGGACCCCGTCGGTGGCGGAGGCCGCCGCGCTCGTCGGCGGGGGCGAACTCCTCGTGCCCAAGCGGAAGTCGGCCGCGAGCCCGGCCATGGCGACCTGTGCGGTCGTACGGCGTCCGGGGCGCGGGCGCCTCGCGGTGGTCGGGCTCGGGCCCGGCGCCCGGGACCTGCTCACGCCGCGCGGGAAGGCCGAACTGCGGCGCGCTTCCGTACTCGTGGGGCTCGACCAGTACGTCGACCAGATCCGTGATCTGCTGCGGCCCGGCACCCGGATCCTGGAGTCGGGGCTCGGCGCCGAGGAGGAGCGGGCCCGCACGGCGGTCGAGGAGGCCCGCAAGGGGCAGGCCGTCGCGCTGATCGGCAGCGGGGACGCGGGCGTCTACGCCATGGCCTCCCCCGCGCTGGCCGAAGCCTCGGACGACATCGACGTGGTCGGTGTGCCCGGGGTGACGGCGGCGCTCGCGGCCGGTGCGATCCTGGGCGCCCCGCTGGGCCACGACCACGTGTCGATCAGCCTGTCCGACCTGCACACGCCGTGGGAGGTCATCGAGCGGCGGGTGCGCGCCGCGGCCGAGGCGGACATCGTGGTCACCTTCTACAACCCGCGTTCGCGCGGCCGCGACTGGCAGCTCCCCAAGGCGCTGGGCATCCTCGCCGAGCACCGCACACCGGCGACGCCGGTCGGGGTCGTGCGCAACGCCTCGCGGCCGGACGAGTCCAGCCGGCTCACCACCCTGGGCGCGCTCGACCCGGCGACGGTCGACATGATGACGGTCGTGACCGTGGGGAACACCGCGACCCGGGACATCGCGGGGCGCATGGTGACCCCGCGCGGCTACCGCTGGCAGTCGGCGCAGGAGGGCTCCGAGTGA
- a CDS encoding amidohydrolase family protein translates to MSDRTVLHVKGRVLVGPEDVRDELWVVDGRVSYDRPAGARDIRTVVGWALPGLVDAHCHVGLDRHGPVPEDVAEKQALTDRDAGTLLIRDAGSPSDTRWIDDREDLPKIIRAGRHIARTRRYIRNYAWEIEPEDLVAYVGQEARRGDGWVKLVGDWIDRDLGDLSACWPREAVEAAIAEAHRLGARVTAHCFSEDSLRDLVEAGIDCIEHATGLTEDLVPLFAERGVAIVPTLVNIATFPQLADGGESKFPRWSAHMRRLHERRYDTVRNAYDAGIPVFVGTDAGGGLAHGLAGAEVGELVTAGIPPVEALAAGTWTARAWLGRPGLDEGAPADLVVYDEDPRADVRVLTSPRRVVLNGRVVG, encoded by the coding sequence ATGAGCGATCGCACGGTGCTGCACGTGAAGGGACGGGTGCTCGTCGGGCCCGAGGACGTCCGGGACGAGCTGTGGGTGGTCGACGGCCGCGTCTCCTACGACCGTCCCGCCGGCGCCCGCGACATCCGCACGGTCGTCGGCTGGGCCCTGCCCGGCCTCGTCGACGCGCACTGCCACGTCGGACTCGACCGGCACGGCCCGGTCCCCGAGGACGTCGCCGAGAAGCAGGCCCTGACCGACCGGGACGCGGGCACGCTGCTCATCCGCGACGCCGGCTCACCCTCCGACACCCGCTGGATCGACGACCGCGAGGACCTGCCGAAGATCATCCGTGCCGGGCGGCACATCGCCCGCACCCGCCGCTACATCCGCAACTACGCCTGGGAGATCGAGCCGGAGGACCTGGTCGCCTACGTCGGCCAGGAGGCCCGGCGCGGCGACGGCTGGGTCAAGCTGGTCGGCGACTGGATCGACCGCGACCTCGGCGACCTGTCGGCCTGCTGGCCCCGCGAGGCCGTCGAGGCGGCGATCGCCGAGGCCCACCGCCTGGGCGCCCGCGTGACCGCGCACTGCTTCTCCGAGGACTCCCTGCGGGACCTCGTCGAGGCGGGCATCGACTGCATCGAACACGCGACGGGCCTGACCGAGGACCTCGTCCCGCTGTTCGCCGAGCGGGGCGTCGCCATCGTTCCGACCCTGGTCAACATCGCCACCTTCCCGCAGCTCGCGGACGGCGGCGAGAGCAAGTTCCCCCGCTGGTCGGCCCATATGCGCCGGCTCCACGAACGCCGCTACGACACCGTGCGGAACGCCTACGACGCCGGTATCCCCGTCTTCGTCGGCACCGACGCCGGCGGCGGCCTCGCCCACGGTCTGGCCGGCGCCGAGGTCGGCGAACTCGTCACCGCCGGCATCCCGCCCGTCGAGGCACTCGCGGCGGGCACCTGGACGGCCCGCGCCTGGCTCGGCCGTCCCGGCCTGGACGAGGGCGCCCCGGCCGACCTGGTCGTCTACGACGAGGACCCGCGGGCCGACGTACGGGTGCTGACCTCGCCGCGCCGGGTGGTGCTGAACGGACGTGTGGTCGGCTGA
- a CDS encoding sirohydrochlorin chelatase: protein MTTPPALLIAGHGTRDDAGAEAFRDFVRQLGARHPELPVAGGFIELSPPPLGEAVTELVEQGVRRFAAVPLMLVSAGHAKGDIPAALAREKERHPGISYTYGRPLGPHPALLNVLERRLDEALGSAGRTPGDRADVTVLLVGRGSTDPDANAEVHKAARLLWEGRGYAGVETAFVSLAAPDVPSGLDRCVRLGARRIVVLPYFLFTGILPDRVRHQTEGWAAAHPEVEVLSADVIGPEPELLDLVWERYEEAVKGDLRMNCDSCVYRIALPGFEDKVGMPQQPHFHPDDDDHHHGHGHHHGAHSHAH, encoded by the coding sequence GTGACCACCCCGCCCGCCCTGCTCATCGCCGGCCACGGCACCCGGGACGACGCCGGAGCCGAGGCGTTCCGCGACTTCGTACGGCAGCTGGGGGCCCGGCACCCCGAACTGCCCGTCGCGGGCGGCTTCATCGAACTGTCCCCGCCGCCGCTGGGCGAGGCCGTCACCGAGCTGGTCGAGCAGGGCGTGCGGCGGTTCGCCGCCGTCCCGCTGATGCTGGTGTCCGCCGGGCACGCCAAGGGCGACATCCCGGCGGCCCTGGCCCGCGAGAAGGAGCGGCACCCGGGCATCTCGTACACGTACGGGCGTCCGCTGGGCCCGCACCCGGCGCTGCTGAACGTGCTGGAGCGGCGGCTGGACGAGGCCCTGGGGTCGGCGGGCCGCACGCCCGGCGACCGGGCCGACGTGACGGTCCTGCTGGTCGGTCGCGGCTCCACGGACCCGGACGCCAACGCCGAGGTGCACAAGGCGGCCCGGCTGCTGTGGGAGGGACGCGGGTACGCGGGCGTCGAGACGGCGTTCGTGTCGCTGGCGGCGCCGGACGTGCCGAGCGGGCTCGACCGCTGTGTGCGGCTGGGCGCGCGACGGATCGTCGTCCTGCCCTACTTCCTGTTCACGGGCATCCTGCCGGACCGGGTCCGGCACCAGACAGAGGGCTGGGCGGCCGCTCACCCGGAGGTCGAGGTGCTGTCGGCCGACGTCATCGGGCCGGAGCCGGAGCTGCTGGACCTGGTGTGGGAGCGCTACGAGGAGGCCGTCAAGGGTGACCTGCGGATGAACTGCGACTCCTGCGTGTACCGCATCGCGCTGCCGGGCTTCGAGGACAAGGTGGGCATGCCGCAGCAGCCGCATTTCCACCCGGACGACGACGACCACCACCACGGTCACGGGCACCACCACGGTGCTCACTCGCATGCGCACTGA
- the cbiE gene encoding precorrin-6y C5,15-methyltransferase (decarboxylating) subunit CbiE translates to MITVVGTGTGAAASDDVLAGAELVVGGRRHLDAARLPETAERVVLGPLAPALDTIGEYLAKDRPVLVLASGDPGFFGIVRVLAERFGPERLDVRPGVSSVAAAFARIGLPWDDAVVVSAHGRELRTAVNVCRAQAKTAVLTGPGAGPAELGAALRDAARVLVVASGLGSDAERVERVTPAEAAARDWGTAVNVVLCLDETRALGPVRTVAGPGERPAGWALEEAEFAHRDSMITKFEVRALALARLGPRPGDLVWDVGAGSGSVAVECARLGAAVTAVEKTADGVERVRANAVAHGVDVRVVRGSAPEALAELAETPDAVFVGGGGRELPAIVGACARRARRTVVVAMAALDRVPAAREALTSVGYTCDGVLLQSSRLAPLPGDVTRLAATNPVFLLWGVRPPAAVEEGVAQ, encoded by the coding sequence GTGATCACGGTGGTCGGCACGGGGACGGGGGCGGCGGCTTCCGACGACGTCCTCGCCGGTGCCGAGCTGGTCGTGGGCGGTCGGCGGCATCTCGACGCCGCCAGGCTGCCGGAGACGGCCGAGCGGGTCGTGCTCGGGCCTCTCGCGCCGGCCCTCGACACCATCGGCGAGTACCTCGCGAAGGACCGTCCCGTTCTGGTGCTGGCCTCCGGCGATCCCGGCTTCTTCGGGATCGTGCGGGTGCTGGCGGAGCGGTTCGGTCCGGAGCGGCTGGATGTGCGGCCCGGAGTGTCGTCGGTCGCGGCCGCGTTCGCGCGGATCGGGCTGCCGTGGGACGACGCCGTGGTGGTGAGCGCCCACGGGCGGGAGCTGCGGACGGCCGTCAACGTGTGCCGGGCGCAGGCGAAGACGGCCGTGCTGACCGGGCCGGGCGCGGGTCCGGCGGAGCTGGGTGCCGCGTTGCGGGACGCGGCACGGGTGCTGGTCGTCGCGTCCGGGCTCGGCTCGGACGCGGAGCGCGTGGAGCGGGTGACACCCGCCGAGGCCGCCGCCCGGGACTGGGGCACGGCGGTGAACGTGGTGCTGTGCCTGGACGAGACGCGGGCGCTCGGCCCCGTCCGGACGGTCGCGGGCCCCGGGGAGCGGCCCGCCGGCTGGGCCCTGGAGGAGGCGGAGTTCGCCCACCGGGACTCGATGATCACCAAGTTCGAGGTGCGGGCGCTGGCCCTGGCCCGGCTGGGGCCGCGCCCGGGCGACCTGGTGTGGGACGTGGGCGCGGGCTCGGGGTCCGTGGCCGTGGAGTGCGCGCGGCTCGGTGCGGCCGTGACCGCGGTGGAGAAGACCGCCGACGGTGTGGAGCGGGTCCGCGCCAACGCCGTCGCGCACGGAGTGGACGTGCGGGTGGTGCGGGGCTCGGCACCGGAGGCGCTGGCGGAGCTCGCCGAGACCCCGGACGCCGTGTTCGTGGGGGGCGGCGGGCGCGAACTGCCCGCCATCGTCGGCGCGTGCGCGCGGCGGGCCCGGCGCACGGTGGTCGTCGCCATGGCGGCCCTCGACCGGGTGCCGGCCGCGCGCGAGGCCCTGACGAGCGTCGGTTACACCTGCGACGGCGTGCTGCTGCAGTCGTCGCGGCTCGCGCCGCTGCCCGGGGACGTGACCCGGCTCGCGGCGACCAACCCCGTTTTCCTGCTGTGGGGCGTCCGGCCTCCGGCAGCTGTCGAAGAAGGAGTCGCCCAGTGA
- a CDS encoding pyridoxal-phosphate-dependent aminotransferase family protein encodes MTHPFLDLSPLGADRFAAIEDRVARLLSTGQDVVIMQGEALLPLEGAIRAAAGPGTTALNVVTGPYGQTFGDWLRDCGATVMDLAVPFHTAVTAEEIRQAFAEHPEIDFVSLVHAEAATGNTNPVAEIGEVVRAHGALFYLDAVASIGAEPVLPDAWGVDLCVIGAQKAMGGPAGVSAVSVSDRAWARMAANPKAPRRSYLSLLDWKERWIDGGRKALLHAPAQLEMLALEACVERIEATGLDAVMARHASAAAATRAGAVALGGGLEPYVYEARDAAPVATTLRAPSEVVASELVRRALEADPAVPLAAGGGALAKEMIRVNHYGADATPGAVRASLAALGAALSEQGLPVDVEAALRAVEGAWR; translated from the coding sequence GTGACGCATCCGTTTCTGGACCTGTCCCCGCTCGGCGCGGACCGCTTCGCCGCGATCGAGGACCGCGTGGCGCGGCTGCTGAGCACCGGGCAGGACGTCGTGATCATGCAGGGCGAGGCGCTGCTGCCGCTGGAGGGCGCGATCCGCGCCGCGGCCGGTCCGGGCACGACGGCGCTGAACGTCGTCACGGGGCCGTACGGACAGACCTTCGGCGACTGGCTGCGGGACTGCGGTGCCACGGTGATGGACCTGGCGGTGCCCTTCCACACGGCGGTCACGGCCGAGGAGATCCGGCAGGCCTTCGCCGAGCACCCGGAGATCGACTTCGTGTCGCTGGTGCACGCGGAGGCGGCGACCGGCAACACCAACCCGGTCGCGGAGATCGGCGAGGTGGTGCGGGCGCACGGGGCGCTGTTCTACCTGGACGCGGTGGCGTCGATCGGGGCCGAGCCGGTGCTGCCGGACGCGTGGGGCGTGGACCTGTGCGTGATCGGGGCGCAGAAGGCGATGGGCGGTCCGGCCGGGGTGTCGGCGGTGTCGGTGAGCGACCGGGCCTGGGCGCGGATGGCGGCCAACCCGAAGGCGCCGCGACGGTCGTACCTGTCGCTCCTCGACTGGAAGGAGCGGTGGATCGACGGTGGCCGCAAGGCACTGCTGCACGCGCCGGCGCAGCTGGAGATGCTGGCGCTGGAGGCGTGTGTGGAGCGGATCGAAGCGACCGGTCTCGACGCGGTGATGGCCCGGCACGCGTCCGCCGCCGCGGCGACCCGGGCCGGGGCGGTGGCGCTCGGCGGCGGGCTGGAGCCGTACGTGTACGAGGCGCGGGACGCGGCACCGGTGGCCACGACACTGCGGGCGCCGTCCGAGGTGGTGGCGTCGGAGCTGGTCCGGCGGGCGCTGGAGGCGGATCCGGCGGTGCCGCTGGCCGCGGGCGGCGGTGCGCTGGCCAAGGAGATGATCCGGGTCAACCACTACGGCGCGGACGCGACGCCGGGGGCGGTGCGGGCCAGTCTGGCGGCGCTGGGCGCGGCGCTCTCCGAGCAGGGGCTTCCGGTGGATGTGGAGGCGGCGCTGCGGGCCGTCGAGGGGGCGTGGCGGTAG
- a CDS encoding precorrin-8X methylmutase produces MNRVVHPIEVESYRRMRARLDTSHFPPLTRAVVERVVHSAADLDYAGDLVMDEADLEKAHAALHAGAPVVVDVAMVGAGITRRETVCRLKDAESGPGLTRSAHAIRLAHEQVGPGALWVIGNAPTALEELLTLDADPALVIGLPVGFVGAVESKAALRESGLPAVSNVSEKGGSAVAAAALNALLYHPTSAEEKL; encoded by the coding sequence GTGAACCGTGTCGTTCATCCCATCGAGGTGGAGTCCTACCGGCGCATGCGCGCCCGGCTGGACACCTCGCACTTCCCGCCGCTGACCCGGGCGGTCGTGGAGCGGGTCGTCCACTCCGCCGCCGACCTCGACTACGCCGGCGACCTCGTCATGGACGAGGCCGACCTGGAGAAGGCGCACGCGGCGCTGCACGCCGGGGCGCCCGTCGTCGTGGACGTGGCGATGGTCGGCGCCGGCATCACCCGGCGCGAGACCGTCTGCCGTCTGAAGGACGCCGAGTCCGGTCCCGGTCTGACCCGTTCCGCGCACGCCATCCGGCTCGCCCACGAGCAGGTCGGCCCCGGCGCCCTCTGGGTGATCGGCAACGCGCCGACCGCGCTGGAGGAACTGCTGACGCTCGACGCCGACCCCGCACTCGTCATCGGGCTGCCCGTCGGTTTCGTCGGAGCCGTGGAATCGAAGGCCGCGCTGCGCGAGAGCGGACTGCCCGCCGTGAGCAACGTGTCCGAGAAGGGCGGGTCGGCGGTCGCCGCCGCCGCGCTCAACGCCCTGCTGTACCACCCCACTTCCGCCGAGGAGAAACTGTGA
- a CDS encoding DinB family protein, producing the protein MTANTPADTPVLPDGRPVPRLTGDERAMLESWLDFHRATLELKCAGLDDAQVRIAAAEPSSLTLLGLVQHLAEVERNWFQRVAGGLAVPPVFEDATGYALDPARGLDEALGIWRREIARGRELCAGLPLDHVGRVSEGPVPGMEVSLRWVLIHMIEEYARHNGHADLLRERIDGVTGA; encoded by the coding sequence ATGACCGCCAACACACCTGCTGACACCCCTGTCCTGCCCGACGGCCGCCCCGTCCCGCGTCTCACGGGCGACGAGCGGGCCATGCTCGAGAGCTGGCTGGACTTTCACCGGGCCACACTGGAGCTGAAGTGCGCCGGGCTCGACGACGCGCAGGTGCGGATCGCGGCGGCCGAGCCGTCTTCGCTGACCCTGCTCGGGCTGGTGCAGCACCTCGCCGAGGTCGAGCGGAACTGGTTCCAGCGGGTGGCCGGCGGGCTCGCCGTACCGCCGGTGTTCGAGGACGCGACCGGCTACGCGCTGGACCCGGCGCGGGGGCTCGACGAGGCACTCGGGATCTGGCGGCGGGAGATCGCGCGGGGGCGGGAGCTGTGCGCCGGGCTGCCGCTGGACCACGTAGGGCGGGTCTCCGAGGGGCCGGTGCCCGGCATGGAGGTCAGCCTGCGCTGGGTCCTCATCCACATGATCGAGGAGTACGCACGGCACAACGGTCACGCCGATCTCCTGCGGGAACGCATCGACGGAGTGACCGGGGCTTGA
- the cobC gene encoding Rv2231c family pyridoxal phosphate-dependent protein CobC, with translation MRTESGHDLRHHGDAEVRDDGGSLVDLAVNVRADTPPLWLREHIAASLGGLAAYPDGRAARAAVAARHGLPVERVLLTAGAAEAFVLLARALKVRRPVVVHPQFTEPEAALRDAGHPVGRVLLREEDGFRLDPAAVPEDADLVVIGNPTNPTSVLHPADALAGVARPGRTLVVDEAFMDAVPGESEALAGRVDVPGLVVLRSLTKTWGLAGLRIGYVLAAPETIEDLQRAQPLWPVSTPALAAAEACVGPRAVAEAAHVAHRVAADRAHLLAGLDRFAPAGLRVAGPAQGPFVLLRLPGASAVRRRLRDLGYAVRRGDTFPGLDEEWLRLAVRDRRTTDGFLHALERALTD, from the coding sequence ATGCGCACTGAGAGCGGGCACGATCTGCGTCACCACGGGGACGCGGAGGTCCGGGACGACGGCGGTTCGCTCGTCGACCTGGCCGTGAACGTCCGCGCGGACACGCCGCCGCTCTGGCTGCGGGAACACATCGCCGCCTCGCTCGGCGGGCTCGCGGCCTACCCGGACGGGCGGGCCGCGCGGGCGGCGGTGGCCGCGCGGCACGGGCTCCCGGTGGAGCGGGTGCTGCTGACGGCGGGCGCGGCGGAGGCGTTCGTGCTGCTGGCACGGGCGCTGAAGGTGCGACGGCCGGTCGTCGTGCACCCTCAGTTCACGGAGCCGGAGGCGGCACTGCGGGACGCGGGGCACCCGGTCGGCCGGGTGCTGCTGCGGGAGGAGGACGGCTTCCGGCTGGACCCTGCGGCCGTGCCCGAGGACGCGGACCTGGTGGTGATCGGCAACCCGACGAACCCGACGTCGGTGCTGCACCCGGCGGACGCGCTCGCCGGAGTCGCCCGGCCGGGGCGGACGCTGGTGGTCGACGAGGCGTTCATGGACGCGGTGCCGGGCGAGAGCGAGGCCCTGGCGGGCCGCGTCGACGTGCCGGGGCTCGTGGTGCTGCGCAGCCTGACCAAGACCTGGGGGCTGGCCGGGCTGCGGATCGGCTACGTGCTGGCGGCGCCCGAGACGATCGAGGACCTCCAGCGGGCGCAGCCGCTGTGGCCGGTGTCGACCCCGGCCCTGGCCGCGGCCGAGGCGTGCGTGGGCCCGCGGGCGGTGGCGGAGGCGGCCCACGTGGCGCACCGCGTCGCCGCGGACCGCGCCCATCTGCTGGCCGGCCTCGACCGATTCGCCCCGGCCGGGCTGCGGGTGGCCGGTCCCGCGCAGGGCCCGTTCGTCCTGCTCCGCCTGCCGGGGGCGTCCGCCGTCCGCCGGCGCCTGCGCGACCTCGGCTACGCCGTGCGCCGCGGGGACACGTTCCCCGGGCTGGACGAGGAGTGGCTCCGGCTGGCGGTCCGGGACCGCAGGACGACGGACGGGTTCCTGCACGCCCTGGAACGGGCTCTGACGGACTGA